The proteins below come from a single Candidatus Dadabacteria bacterium genomic window:
- a CDS encoding radical SAM protein, producing MIHPRQALNGTLKYFYIKATGRPKLLNLEITKLCNARCDFCDYWQTKHEERLSDYTPVIKKINPLVTVITGGEPMIRKDLPDIVRQIKGCSIFIFTSMVTKGDFLTEDKTEELFDAGMDQIAVSLDFPGEKHDTYRGIPGLWKKLSETLPELAERFPDKSLVLNTIIMEDNLDEVVEIAKKAREWGIAISFSSYSVMKTNNEDHFVKREALSKVSDLVEELIALRKKWKGTILSTEYYLREIPGYFERGSVPDCLAGINQIHVTPSGHLKRCSEMPVAAHYSDYKPDLYEKTKCTSCWYSCRGETQSPANVKRAMEYMGIYI from the coding sequence ATGATACATCCAAGACAGGCCCTAAACGGCACATTAAAGTATTTCTACATAAAGGCCACCGGAAGGCCGAAACTCCTCAATCTTGAGATAACAAAGCTTTGCAACGCCCGCTGCGATTTCTGCGACTACTGGCAGACAAAACACGAAGAGCGTCTTTCTGACTACACTCCCGTAATAAAGAAAATAAACCCCCTCGTCACGGTAATCACGGGCGGGGAGCCCATGATCAGAAAGGATCTTCCCGATATCGTGAGACAGATAAAGGGATGCTCCATATTCATTTTCACTTCCATGGTCACCAAGGGAGATTTCCTTACCGAGGACAAAACTGAAGAGCTTTTCGACGCGGGGATGGATCAGATCGCCGTTTCCCTTGATTTTCCGGGCGAAAAACACGACACATACAGAGGCATTCCGGGTCTCTGGAAAAAGCTGTCAGAAACCCTGCCCGAGCTGGCTGAGCGGTTTCCCGACAAAAGCCTCGTGCTTAACACCATAATAATGGAAGACAATCTCGACGAGGTGGTCGAGATAGCGAAGAAGGCCAGGGAGTGGGGCATAGCCATATCTTTCAGTTCCTACTCGGTCATGAAAACCAACAACGAAGACCACTTCGTGAAAAGGGAAGCTCTCTCAAAGGTAAGTGACCTTGTAGAGGAACTGATCGCGCTTCGAAAGAAGTGGAAGGGAACGATACTCTCAACCGAGTACTACCTGAGGGAAATCCCGGGCTATTTCGAGAGGGGAAGCGTTCCCGACTGCCTGGCCGGCATCAATCAGATACACGTTACCCCGAGCGGACACTTAAAACGCTGCTCCGAGATGCCCGTAGCCGCCCACTACAGCGATTACAAACCGGATCTTTACGAAAAAACCAAGTGCACTTCCTGCTGGTACAGCTGCAGGGGGGAGACCCAGAGCCCGGCGAACGTCAAAAGGGCCATGGAATACATGGGAATTTATATTTAG